The DNA sequence GGTTAGATATTGCAGGAATCCATGTGATTGAGGCTCGTATTAATTACATCGCTTATGCGCAGGAAATTGCACAGGCTATGCTGAAACGCCAACAAGCTACCGCCATTGTTGCTGCCAGGTTTAAAATTGTGGAAGGCGCCGTCAGCATGGTCGAAATGGCTTTGGATGAATTGAGCAAACGCGAAATTGTAACCTTGGATGAGGATAAAAAAGCAACTATGGTAAGCAATCTTTTGGTTGTTTTATGCGGTGACAAGGAAGCGACTCCTGTTGTAAATACTGGTACGCTTTATCAATAAGCGATGAACAAAATTTTATTTAAAGAAGAGCAGCAATTTAGGCAGTGGTGGTGGATTGTTCTGATTTTGGGCGCAACAATTCCTGCTATGGTAATGTGTATATATGCACTATACCAACAAACTGTTCGAGGCATTCAGGTTGGCGATAGTCCTGCACCCAATAGCGTGCTGATTATCGTATTTGTCTTTCTATGCGTAATGCTTTGGGGATATTACAAACTTAAGCTTGAGGTCTGGATTGATCAGGATGGAATTCATTACCGGTTTTTCCCCTTGATTTTCAGGAATAAACTTATTGCTAAAGAGGAAATTCAACGGTACGAAATTCGCAAATACAGTCCAATCATTGATTATGGAGGTTGGGGTGTTCGTCGTGGTTTTGGTCGAAAATGGCAACGAGCATACAATGTGAGTGGAAATATTGGGTTGCAGTTGTACCTGACCAATGGGAAGAAAATTCTGTTTGGAACTCAACGGTCGCAGGCAATTCTATATGCTATGGACGAAATGATGAAATTAAAATCAGAAACCAGAAAATACTAGAATCATGAAAATGCACATCTTTGCTTTTCTGCTTGGAGTGCTAGCTACAACTTTGGCACTTGGTCAGACTGAATTGAATATTACTTTGAAAACCAAAACTGGCAATATTGAAGGGACATTAATGTATCCATCCGCACCAATACCAGTTCCTGTTGCTTTGATTATTGCTGGTTCAGGTCCAACTGACCGGAATGGCAACAATCCAATGATGACCAATAATTCTCTTAAAATGTTGGCTACAGATTTAGCAAGTATTGGAATTGCTTCATTAAGATATGATAAGCGTGGAATTTCCCAAAGTAAGAGTGCCGGGTTGCAGGAGGCTGAACTGAAGTTCGAAATATATATTAATGATGCTGTTGAATGGATTAATCTTCTGAAAGATGATAAAAGTTTTAATCAATTGGTCGTAATTGGACACAGTGAAGGGTCGCTAATTGGAATGATTGCCTCACAGAATTCAAAAGTTGATAAGTTTATTTCGATTGCTGGCGCTGGACAGACAGCTGATAACCTGATCAGGGAACAGTTGAAAGCACAACCACCAATGGTCATGGAACAATCGGCTCCAATCTTGAACGAACTTGTTAAAGGGAATACAGTTGAATATGTTCCACCATTCTTAAATTCATTGTTCCGTACCAGTGTTCAGCCCTACCTGATTTCCTGGTTTAAATATGATCCGCAAAAAGAAGTAGCAAAATTGGAAAAGCCTGTTTTGATTATTCAAGGGACTACTGATATTCAGGTAAATGTTGAGGATGCCAATCGACTTCATGCTGCAAAACCAGATTCAAAATTGGCACTTATTGATGGCATGAACCATATTTTTAAAAATGCAGATGCCAATCCTTTGACGAATATGATGACCTACAGACAGCCAGATCTTCCTCTGAATGGCGAATTGGTGAAAGTTATTGGTGAATTTATTTTAACCAAATAGAAAAGAAAATAGAATATCCGGAATATGAATTGTTCATATCTATTTTGAATGAGTAAAATGTGGAGGTAAGGAAATGGCTAAGAAAAAATCATTTGTTCTTCGGATTGATCCTGACGTGTATGATGCTATCGAAAAGTGGGCAGCGCAGGAATTTCGCAGTGCAAACGGACAAATAGAATGGATTATCAATAAAGCACTTCGTGATGCCCGGAGAACTGTTGAAAAGACCGTTAAGGAGGAAACTGAAGATGATTCGGAATGATTTTATAAATACGGTCTCTATCTGTTTAAATTTACTTTAAATAAGCCGAATATGCTTTCAATCTGATTGTGGAACCATGGTTTTAGATTAATTTCGCGTCGGTTTAAAAAGTAAATCCTATCAAAAAATAAAAACCTATGACAATTAGCGCATTACAATCAGAAAGGGCTAAATATCAGCCAAAGCTTCCTAATTCATTACAGTCATCAGTAAAACTCGTTGAAGGTAAAAATACCCAATCGGTTGCCGATCAGGATGAGATTAAGAAACTTTTCCCAAATACTTATGGCATGCCTTTGATTACATTCGAGGCTGGCGAGAAAAAACAATATCCGGCGGTGAATGTTGGTGTGATTCTTTCAGGAGGTCAGGCTCCAGGCGGACACAATGTGATTTCAGGTATTTTCGATGGTATCAAAAACATCAATCCTGAAAGCAAACTTTATGGATTCCTTGGCGGTCCTGGTGGTTTAGTCGATCATAGCTATGTAGAGCTTACTGCTACTGTTATCGACGAGTTCCGCAATACCGGAGGTTTTGATATCATTGGTTCTGGTCGTACCAAACTCGAAGAAACTGCACAGTACGACAAGGGTACCGAAATTATGAAAGAATTGGGCATCAAAGCACTCATCATAATTGGTGGTGACGATAGCAATACCAATGCTTGTGTTTTGGCCGAATATTATGCTGCTCAAAATACAGGAATTCAGGTGATTGGTTGTCCAAAAACAATTGATGGTGACTTGAAAAACGACATGATTGAAACTTCATTTGGTTTTGATACTGCCACAAAAGTTTATTCTGAATTGATTGGTAACGTTGAACGCGATGCCACATCAGCAAAAAAATACTGGCACTTTATTAAACTGATGGGGCGTTCTGCTTCGCACATCGGTTTGGAATGTGCATTACAAACTCAGCCAAATATTACACTGATTTCGGAAGAAGTTGAATTGAAAAAACAAACTTTGGGCGAAATCGTTGATTATATGGCTGGAATCGTTGCTAAACGTGCAGCCAATGGCGAAAACTTTGGAGTTGCGTTAATTCCAGAAGGTTTAGTTGAATTTGTTCCTGAAATGAAAATCCTGATTTCGGAATTAAACGATTTATTGGCTGAAGGTTCTGAAACAGAACAAAAATTTAAATCGTTTACAAGCAAAACAGAAGGTCGCGCATTTGTTGCCGGAATTTTATCTGCTGAATCTGCAAAAGTGTATACATCACTTCCTTCAGGAATTGCTGACCAGTTAACTCTTGATCGCGACCCACATGGAAATGTGCAGGTATCGCTTATCGAAACCGAAAAGCTGTTGGGTGAAATGGTGAAGAGCAAATTGAAAGAAATGAAAAAAGTCGGTGAGTTCAAAGGTAAATTCGGAACACAGTATCACTTTTTCGGTTACGAAGGACGTTGTGCTGCTCCATCAAACTTTGATGCTGATTATTGCTATTCATTGGGATACAATGCGTCATTCCTGATTGCTGAAGGTAAAACCGGCTATATGTCATCAGTTCGTAACCTGACTGCTCCTGCTGCCGAATGGATTGCTGGTGGAGTTCCGGTAACTATGATGATGAATATGGAACGTCGCCACGGACACATGAAACCGGTAATTCAGAAAGCTTTGGTTGAACTCGATAGCGCTCCATTCAAATTCTTGGCTGCAAATCGCGAGAAATGGGCTATTGAAACTTCATTTGTTTACCCTGGACCAATCCAGTATTGGGGGCCAACAGAAGTTTGCGATCAGCCAACCAAAACCATTACTCTGGAAAGAGCAAAATAATTCAGATCATTCAATTCGATTAAATAGAAAACCCCGAAAGCAATTTCGGGGTTTTTATTTTTTTGTGCTTTAGTCTGCGACTTCCAACTTCCGTCTCCATTTTACTTCTTCACCAAAAGATACTTTTCAATATTCTCGATGAACATCTTCTTGGTTTCTTCTTTCGATCTGCCAATTCCTGACATCATGACCGGTTTCCCGTTGGCTGGAATATAAAGAAATGCCGGAATTCCGGTGATGCCAAATACCTGCGCCAATTCACGTTCCTGATCGGTATTGATTTTATAGACCAGAATTTTACCCGCATATTCTTCACCAACTTCATCAAGTATCGGGCTTGCAATTTTGCATGGTCCGCACCAATCGGCATAAAAATCAATAATTGCCGGTTTATTTCCCAGGTATTTCCAGTCGTTTGGCGACTTGGTAAAATCCCAAACTTTCTCAACAAACAGGGCTTTTGTCAACTTTTCAGAACTATTTGTTTCTGTTGTTTTTATTGAAGAGTTTGTAATCCCAGTGTTTTTATTGATTTCCTGTTTTTTATTTCCGCAGGCCGAAAACACAATGGCGACCACGGCTACAGTTAAAAATAGATGTTTCATAACTTATTGGTATTTATCTGTTTATGTTTTGTTGTATAACCGCTCATATAAATTCATGCATAAAAAGATGAATTAAATATGTATGTATATAGATATGATATATCAATAGCTGTGCCAGAAATAATATTACTAAGCAGTTCGAAATTTTATTAAAAAAGCAAAGCCTGACGCAACCAAAGAACGGTTATCTGTATCTATAGTTTGAACAATTATTACTGGAAAGCCTGCGTATTGCGGTGTTAGTTCATCAAATGGAGCTTTCATTGGGTATATGCAATTGAAAACAATTTTTAAATATAGAATTAAAATGAAAAAGTTATTTGTTTTATTATTGGTTGGTTCCTTATTCGGCCTGATGTCAGGCTGCGATATGGATGATGATGAATGCTTAAATTCCGTAAGCGATGCCTGGGTTGGATTTGGATTGGTGAATAAAGATGCTTCATCTGAATCATATACGATTGCGATGGATGACGGCGAAGTGCTTTACCCTGCAACCAATTCCGTTTTTGATAAGGATGTCTTTAATAATGAACGAGTCTTGGTCAACTTTACTATTTTAGGTAATAAGAATAATCCGGATCACAATGAATACTATTATGTGCAAATCAATTCATTACGAAAGATATTGTACAAGGGCATTTTCGACATTACGCCTGCGAAAGAAGATAGCATTGGTAATGATCCCATTCTTGTTAAAGATAAATGGGTAAAAAATAATATGCTGAATTTTGAATTGAAATACTGGGGTGGCAACAAGACTCATTTCATAAATCTAGTGAAACAACCTGGTGCAATAAATACTGAAAGTGGTCCTGTAATCCTTGAGTTAAGGCACAATAACAATGACGATACCGATGGATTGCCACTTTCGGCCTATGTGTCATTCGATTTAAGCGCTTTAAAGGTTGCAGGTAAAAGCAGTACATCTTTCAAGGTTGTTGCCAAGGGATTCGACGGAAAGGACTTTGAATACACAGGAGAATACAAATACTAGAAACGGTTTCAATCAATTCGGTTATTTTGTAAAAGCATCTGTTGTTAAAAGCAGATGCTTTTCATTTTTTTATTGCCCTACAATCCTTACATTCACAACCTTTAAATCAGATATAATAAGAGAATATTTAAATTAGCCAGTATGATAAAGTCTGTTTGTTTATTGGCCATAGCGGCTACTTTGTTTTCATTTACAAATCCGAAAACGACAAAAGAAATGACAATGAATTCGAATCCTGAAGTTAAGAAACTGGCTTCAGATGTGATGACACCCGAAGTGTTGTGGAGTTTTGGCCGCATTGGCGACCCGGCTGTTTCGCCCGATGGAACAACTGTTTTGTATTCGGTAACCAACTACAACATCGAAGAAAACAAATCGTATCGCGATTTATACACCGTTTCAGTTAATGGCGGTGTTCCTGTACAAATCACTTCAACTCCGGAAAAAGAATCTTCAGCAGTATGGAGACCTGACGGCAAAAAGATTGGTTTTCTATCTTCAAAATCCGGTGAAATGCAGCTTTGGGAGATGAACTTAGATGGCTCAGAACCAGTTCAGGTTTCAGAAATAAAGGGTGGAATTTCAGGATTTAAATATTCTCCTGATGGAACCAAAATCATGTTTACTGCCGATGTAAAAATGAAGAAGGATGTTCATGATTTGTTTCCCGATTTACCCAAAGCCAATGCATATCTTGAGAATGATTTGATGTATAAACATTGGGACGAATGGGTGCAAACAGTTCCTCATCCTTTTGTCGCTGATTATGAAAACGGGAAAATTGCTAATGCTGTTGATTTGCTTGAGGGCGAACCTTACGAAAGCCCGATGAAGCCATTTGGCGGCGTTGAACAATTGGATTGGAGTCCCGACAGCAAAACGATAGCTTATACTTGCCGGAAAAAGACTGGTAAAGAATATGCACTTTCTACCAATTCAGATATTTATTTCTACAATGTTGAAACGAAGAAGACGGAAAATAAAACTCAGGGAATGATGGGTTATGATCAGAATCCGGTTTTCTCGCCTGATGGAAAGTGGATAGCCTGGGAAAGTATGGAGCGCGATGGATACGAAGCTGACAAAATACGCTTGTTTGTGATGAATCTGCAAACTGGCGAGAAAATTGACTATTCCGCAGAGTTTGATCAGAACTCAACGAATCTTGCCTGGAGCGCAAACAGTAAATCAATCTATTTTATTAGCTGCTGGCAAGCATTAACTCAGGTTTACCGTTTGGATCTTGCCAGTAAAAAGATTGCTCAGATTACAAAAGGAATTCAGGATTATGCTTTTGTTGCTGAAGCAAAAGATAAGCTTATCGGCATGAAACACTCGATGAGCAAACCCGATGAAATTTATGCCATCGATTCAAAAACTGGTGTTGAAACTGAACTCTCATTTCAGAATAAACCCATTTTAGATCAACTGACTTTATCAAAAGTGGAAGAGCGCTGGATAAAAACTACCGACGATAAACAAATGCTTACCTGGGTGATTTATCCACCTCATTTTGATCCAAACAAGAAATATCCAACTATTTTGTTTTGCGAGGGCGGTCCGCAATCAACGGTTAGCCAGTTTTGGTCGTATCGCTGGAATTTTCAGCAGATGGCAGCCAACGGATATATTGTTGTTGCTCCAAACCGTCGCGGATTACCGGGCTTTGGAAAAGAATGGCTGGAGCAGATCAGCGGTGATTATGGTGGTCAGAATATGAAAGATTACCTCTCGGCGATTGATGCGGTGGCAAAAGAACCGTTTGTTGACAAGGATAAATTGGGTTGTGTTGGTGCAAGTTATGGCGGATTCTCTGTTTACTGGCTGGCAGGTCATCACGAAAAAAGGTTTATAGCTTTCATTGCGCATGATGGGATGTTTAATTTGGAACAGCAATATCTGGAAACCGAAGAAATGTGGTTTGTAAATTGGGATTTGGGCGGACCGTATTGGGATAAAGCAAATGCAGTAGCACAGCGGTCATATGCCAATTCTCCTCATTTGTTTGTTGATAAGTGGGATGCTCCAATTTTGGTTATTCACGGTGAAAAAGACTACCGCATTCTCGCGTCTCAAGGTATGGCAGCCTTTAATGCTGCAGTTTTGCGCGGAGTTCCGGCTCAAATGTTAATCTTCCCGGATGAAAATCATTGGGTTTTACAACCACAAAATGGAATTCTGTGGCAGCGGGTTTTTAAACAGTGGCTCGACAAATGGCTCAAATAGTTTTAGCGTTTAAGGTTCAAAGTTTAAGGTTCAATTTCTTTAAGGGGACTTTAAACTTTGAACATGGAACGTTGAACTCAGAAAACTTCGACCTTGCTTTTGTTAGTTTCGAGCAGTCCTTTGATCTTCGAGGCTTGGCAAATTAGCGAAATTACATTTTCAATTCTCATTCGGGCTAAGTTAATTGTCAGATCAAATTCTTCAGTAGGCGTGTGATCGCCAGCAATGTGTTTCCTGAAATTCTCACGTTCTTTCTCTGTTTTTTCAATAAAATCAACCGCTTCTCTGAGGTTTAGTCTATTCTTTTCCATGATTTGTTTGATTCGCCAATCGAGTGGTGCGGTCAATTTGACAAGTAGCGATTTTTCAATGTCCTTGGTAATAATATGACCAGCTCGTCCAACAATTATGCAGAATCCATCGTTAGCGAAGCTAAGTTCCAAATCAATAAGGGTTTTGCTGATTTTTCGGTCGCTTTTAAATCTTTTCTCACTGAAGGCTGATAAAACATCATCAATCAGACCTCGATCCCCCTCTTTTAAATAGTTCCGTAATTTATTCGGATCCATGTCTAAACCACGGGCGCTTTCCTGAAGAATTTCTTTGCTTAATACTTTCCATTTCTTGCAAACACATTGTTTGTCAAGTTCATTGGCCAGTTGTTTGGCAATATTTACGCCCCCGCAGCCAACTTCTCTTGAAATGCAGATTACTGGCCCGGGTTGGCTGCTATGTTCCACATATTTCGGATCATTTTGGTGCAGCCTCTTGCTTAGGTAAACCATCAAAGTATTGTTCATGGCGCAGAGATTTTTGGTTATTATAAGTTACGAAATATTTCATTTGCGGTTGGAATTTTTCGGATCTGATTTCATGTTAAATTATATGGTATAAAACATTAGTATGAACTAAATCGTTTCTTATCAAAGGTATTTTTTCTACCTTCCGTAACTAATTTTAAAATTTTAATGCATGTTTAGTTCAGATACATATATTACTCGTCGCCGATATTTAAAACACAATATATCAGAAGGCTTAATTGTTCTTCTTGGGAATGTTGATGTTCCGATGAATTATACTGATAATACTTATTATTTTAGGCAAGATAGTTCATTTTTATACTTTTTTGGGCTTGATTTTCAGCGATTGGCAGGTATTATCGATGCTGATTCGGGTGACGAAATTATTTTTGGAGAC is a window from the Aquipluma nitroreducens genome containing:
- a CDS encoding alpha/beta hydrolase, producing MKMHIFAFLLGVLATTLALGQTELNITLKTKTGNIEGTLMYPSAPIPVPVALIIAGSGPTDRNGNNPMMTNNSLKMLATDLASIGIASLRYDKRGISQSKSAGLQEAELKFEIYINDAVEWINLLKDDKSFNQLVVIGHSEGSLIGMIASQNSKVDKFISIAGAGQTADNLIREQLKAQPPMVMEQSAPILNELVKGNTVEYVPPFLNSLFRTSVQPYLISWFKYDPQKEVAKLEKPVLIIQGTTDIQVNVEDANRLHAAKPDSKLALIDGMNHIFKNADANPLTNMMTYRQPDLPLNGELVKVIGEFILTK
- a CDS encoding DNA-binding protein, whose product is MAKKKSFVLRIDPDVYDAIEKWAAQEFRSANGQIEWIINKALRDARRTVEKTVKEETEDDSE
- a CDS encoding diphosphate--fructose-6-phosphate 1-phosphotransferase; the protein is MTISALQSERAKYQPKLPNSLQSSVKLVEGKNTQSVADQDEIKKLFPNTYGMPLITFEAGEKKQYPAVNVGVILSGGQAPGGHNVISGIFDGIKNINPESKLYGFLGGPGGLVDHSYVELTATVIDEFRNTGGFDIIGSGRTKLEETAQYDKGTEIMKELGIKALIIIGGDDSNTNACVLAEYYAAQNTGIQVIGCPKTIDGDLKNDMIETSFGFDTATKVYSELIGNVERDATSAKKYWHFIKLMGRSASHIGLECALQTQPNITLISEEVELKKQTLGEIVDYMAGIVAKRAANGENFGVALIPEGLVEFVPEMKILISELNDLLAEGSETEQKFKSFTSKTEGRAFVAGILSAESAKVYTSLPSGIADQLTLDRDPHGNVQVSLIETEKLLGEMVKSKLKEMKKVGEFKGKFGTQYHFFGYEGRCAAPSNFDADYCYSLGYNASFLIAEGKTGYMSSVRNLTAPAAEWIAGGVPVTMMMNMERRHGHMKPVIQKALVELDSAPFKFLAANREKWAIETSFVYPGPIQYWGPTEVCDQPTKTITLERAK
- a CDS encoding thioredoxin family protein, producing the protein MKHLFLTVAVVAIVFSACGNKKQEINKNTGITNSSIKTTETNSSEKLTKALFVEKVWDFTKSPNDWKYLGNKPAIIDFYADWCGPCKIASPILDEVGEEYAGKILVYKINTDQERELAQVFGITGIPAFLYIPANGKPVMMSGIGRSKEETKKMFIENIEKYLLVKK
- a CDS encoding NigD1/NigD2 family lipoprotein, with the translated sequence MKKLFVLLLVGSLFGLMSGCDMDDDECLNSVSDAWVGFGLVNKDASSESYTIAMDDGEVLYPATNSVFDKDVFNNERVLVNFTILGNKNNPDHNEYYYVQINSLRKILYKGIFDITPAKEDSIGNDPILVKDKWVKNNMLNFELKYWGGNKTHFINLVKQPGAINTESGPVILELRHNNNDDTDGLPLSAYVSFDLSALKVAGKSSTSFKVVAKGFDGKDFEYTGEYKY
- a CDS encoding S9 family peptidase; the encoded protein is MIKSVCLLAIAATLFSFTNPKTTKEMTMNSNPEVKKLASDVMTPEVLWSFGRIGDPAVSPDGTTVLYSVTNYNIEENKSYRDLYTVSVNGGVPVQITSTPEKESSAVWRPDGKKIGFLSSKSGEMQLWEMNLDGSEPVQVSEIKGGISGFKYSPDGTKIMFTADVKMKKDVHDLFPDLPKANAYLENDLMYKHWDEWVQTVPHPFVADYENGKIANAVDLLEGEPYESPMKPFGGVEQLDWSPDSKTIAYTCRKKTGKEYALSTNSDIYFYNVETKKTENKTQGMMGYDQNPVFSPDGKWIAWESMERDGYEADKIRLFVMNLQTGEKIDYSAEFDQNSTNLAWSANSKSIYFISCWQALTQVYRLDLASKKIAQITKGIQDYAFVAEAKDKLIGMKHSMSKPDEIYAIDSKTGVETELSFQNKPILDQLTLSKVEERWIKTTDDKQMLTWVIYPPHFDPNKKYPTILFCEGGPQSTVSQFWSYRWNFQQMAANGYIVVAPNRRGLPGFGKEWLEQISGDYGGQNMKDYLSAIDAVAKEPFVDKDKLGCVGASYGGFSVYWLAGHHEKRFIAFIAHDGMFNLEQQYLETEEMWFVNWDLGGPYWDKANAVAQRSYANSPHLFVDKWDAPILVIHGEKDYRILASQGMAAFNAAVLRGVPAQMLIFPDENHWVLQPQNGILWQRVFKQWLDKWLK
- a CDS encoding cytidylate kinase-like family protein; translation: MNNTLMVYLSKRLHQNDPKYVEHSSQPGPVICISREVGCGGVNIAKQLANELDKQCVCKKWKVLSKEILQESARGLDMDPNKLRNYLKEGDRGLIDDVLSAFSEKRFKSDRKISKTLIDLELSFANDGFCIIVGRAGHIITKDIEKSLLVKLTAPLDWRIKQIMEKNRLNLREAVDFIEKTEKERENFRKHIAGDHTPTEEFDLTINLARMRIENVISLICQASKIKGLLETNKSKVEVF